The genomic region GATGGCCCCCAACGCCTCCCGCGTGCTGAAGCGCTGGGGCCTGCTGGAAAAGGCCTTGGAAATCGGTGTCCAGCCCAAGCACCTGGTCTTCCGCGACGCCGTCACCGGCGAGGAGCTCACCCGCCAGACCCTCGGCGGAGAGTTCGAGGAACGCTACGGTGCGCCGTACGTCGTGATCCACCGCAGCGACCTCCACCGTGTCCTGCTCGAGGGCTGTGAAGCCGCCGGCGTCAAGCTCGTCAACGACGTCATGGTCGAAAGTGTTGAAACCGTCAATGGCCGCGGCGTGGCCCACACCGCCGCCGGCGTGGACTACGAGGCCGACGTCGTGATCGGCGCAGACGGGCTCAAGTCCACGCTGCGCCCGCTCGTGGCCAACGATCACCCGGTTCCCTCGGCCTACGTGGCTTACCGCGGCACCGTGCCGATCACCGAGAACACGCCCAAGGCGGACCTCGAGGACGTCATTGTCTACCTCGGGCCGGACTGCCACCTGGTGCAGTACCCGCTGCGCAAGGGCGAGCTGCTGAACACGGTGGCCGTGTTCAAGTCCGCCTCCTTCGAGCGCGGCGAAGAACAGTACGGGGGAGTGGACGAGCTCGAGGCCGCATACAAGGACTGCGTCCCCGCCGTCCAGGAGGCGCTGAAGAACCTGGCCACCGGCATCCGCTGGCCCATGTACGACCGCGACCCGATCGAAAACTGGGTGGCCGGCCGGATGGTGCTGATGGGCGACGCCGCGCACCCGATGCTCCAGTACCTTGCCCAGGGTGCATGCCAGGCGCTCGAGGACGCCGCCGTGCTGCAGGACGCGAGCCAAGGCACCGTCTTCACCGAGGACGGCGTGAACCCGGAGGCATGGGAAAGCGCGATCAGGGAGTTCAACAGCATCCGCGCCGGCCGCACCGCCCGGGTCCAGCGCACCGCCCGCATCTGGGGCGAATCCTGGCACGTCTCCGGGCTGGCCCGGACGCTGCGCAACCTGCTCTTCAAGAGCCGGAAGGACAACGACTTCCAGTACAACGACTGGCTGTACGGCCAGGAGGGTGACGGCGTGCCGGCAGTCCGCGAAGCCCGCACCGAGCTGGCGGAACGGGTCTCTGCCTGACCCGTCGAGGGATTCCGGCCAGCTGATTGGCTGACCCCACCCCGCGCTGACCCCATCCGTGCTGCGGACCGGCTCTCCATTGAGCCGGTCCGCAGCTCGTTGTTGGCGGCATATTCTCACTGCACATTTGCATCCCCGGCGGTTCCGCCGCGCCTTCGGCGCTGCCCGATGACACTGCGTCCCTTGACACTGCCGAAACGTTTTGGGTAGTGTGATCCACACAACATGCCAAAACGTTTTGCAAAGGGAGTCAATGGTGACGAAAGTCGGGATAAGGGACGTAGCGAAAGCTGCCGGGGTCTCCGTGACCACGGTGTCCCACGCCCTCAACCCCGCCGGCGGCACCCGGGTCAAAACGGAAACCCGGGAACACATCCGGGCCGTTGCCAAGGACCTTGGCTACGCGCCCAACCGGCTCGCCAGCGGACTGCGCAACCATCGTTCGCAGATCCTGGGCCTCGTCAGCGACGAAATCACCACCACGCCGTTCGCCGGAGCCATGATCAAGGGCGCCCAGGATGCCGCCTACGAGCGCGGCTACGTCGTCATGGTGGTCAACTCAGGCCTCGACCCCGAACTGGAAAGCCGCGAAATCCGTACGTTGCAGCAGCACCAGGTTGATGGAATCGTCTTCGCGAGGATGTACCACCAGGGCGTCAGCCTTCCGGAGGAACTGGGCACGGTGCCCACAGTCCTCCTCGACGCCGTTACCGCAGACCCGTCCATCTCTTCGGTGGTCCCTGACGAAGTTGCCGCGGCGGAAACGGCAGTGGAAGCCCTCGTCAAAGCTGGCCATACCAGGATCGGGATGCTTGGCAACGTTGACGACATCCCGGCAACCCACGGACGGCTGCGGGGCTACCGGAACGCGCTGGCCCGGCACGGCCTCCAGTTCAATGCTGAACTCGTGACCTCCGGTGTGGCTGATACTGCGGGCGGGAGGGAAGCTGCGCTCCGGTTGCTCCAGCGTCCGGACCGACCGACTGCACTGTTCTGTTTCAGCGACCGGGTGGCCATGGGCGCCTACCAGAGCGCTGCCACGCTGGGGCTCCGCATTCCCGATGACCTGTCCGTTGTCGGCACGGATAACCTGGAGCTGATCGCCGCCGCACTCTGGCCCGGACTCACCACGGTGGCGCTTCCGCACTATGAGATGGGGCGGTGGGCCGTCACCCGGCTCCTAGACGACATCGAAGGCCCCGAGTCGGCAGCCGTCCAGGAGATGTTTTCCTGCCCGCTCATTGAGCGAGGGTCCGTCGGTCCGCCCCCGGCCTGAGGTTGTCGCAGGCACAACAGCCTTGGGCAATTGGACCCGCACCTAAAAAGACTTCACAACACATCCCGTGCCTCGCAAAAGAGGGGCGCAGCCGTTGCACCGGCCGCGCCCCCAAAGGACCCGGGCTAATCATCCGCGTACAAAATAAGCAGAAAGACTCACTCATGAACAAGCGATTCACCCGAATCCTGGCCACCAGCATAACGGCGGCCGCTCTGATCGGCAGCCTGGGCGCGTGCGGCAAGGGGAGTGCCTCAGCCACGTCCGAGGGCACCAAGGAGATCACCATGTGGACCCACAATGCCGGCAACCCTGAAGAGCTGGCTTCGATCCAGGGCATCGTGGACTCCTACAACAAGAGCAGCGGCGCCAAGGCCAAGATCAAGGTGCAGGCGTTTCCGCAGGAGTCCTACAACGATTCCGTGGTCTCTGCGGCCGCCGCCGGCAAACTTCCCTGCATCGTCGATATCGACGGACCCAACGTCCCCAACTGGGCGTGGGCCAAGTACCTGACCCCGCTCAAGCTCACGACCGACCTTTCCGCCCACCTGCCCAGCACCGTGGCCAAGTGGGAGGGCCAAACCTACGCGGTTGGGTATTACGACGTGGCCCTGGCCATGCTTGCACGCGCTTCGGATCTCAAGGCAGCCGGTGTGCGCGTTGCAACAATCGAGCAGCCGTGGACCAAGGAGGAGTTCCAGGACGCGCTGACCAAGCTCAAGGCCCTGGGCAAGTGGGAGTACCCGCTGGACATGGGGACCGCCGGCAGCGGCGAATGGCTGCCCTACGGTTACTCGCCGTTCCTGCAGTCCTTCGGCGCCGACCTCATCAACCGCAACGGCTTCCAGAGCGCGGACGGTGTCCTCAACGGGGACAAGGCAGTGGAGTGGGCCAAGTGGTTCCGCGGACTGGCCGACCAGGGGTTCATGGCCACCAAGAGCGGCAAGGACTCCACGCAGGACTTTCTGAACAACAAGAGCGGTGTGCTGTACACCGGCTCCTGGGCCGCGGACAAAGCCCGGGCGGCCCTCGGCGACGACCTGGTGGTCATGCCCACGGTGGACCTCGGCAACGGCCCCAAGATCGGCGGCGCCTCCTGGCAGTGGGGCGTCACGCAGGGCTGCGCCAACACCGACGCCGCCATGGACTACCTCTCCTACTCCCTGAAGCCGGAAAACTTGGCCGCAGTTGCCAAGGCCACGGGCACCATCCCGGCGACGGATGAGGCCGCGGCCCTGGTCCCGTCGTTCGCCAAGGGCGGCACCAACCGGATCTTCATGGACTTCTCCCGCCAGTACGCGGTGATGCGTCCCGAGACACCGGCCTACCCGTTCATCGCCACCGAATACGGCAAGGTCGTCCAGGACGTCCTGGCAGGCGCCGACCCCCAGGCGGCCCTGGACAAGGCCGTCAAAGCCATCGACGCCAACATCAAGTCCAACGGCGGCTACAAGAACTAGCAGCCCTCCGCGGAGGACGACGACGGCGGGGGAGTTCCGCCGTCGTCGTCCACCCGGTGCTGCAGGTCAACGGAGAATCCCATGACAACCAGCCCACTTCCCACCCGTCCCCGCCCCACCGCCGCGCCGGCGCCCCGGCCGCTGCCGGCCCCGCCGCACCGCCGCCGGGCAGGCTTCCTGCGCGAACAGATCAGCGGCTGGGGCATGATCGCCCCCGCAGCGGTACTGCTGCTGGTCTTTGTGTTCCTGCCGGCCATCCTGGGCTTTGGCCTGGCGTTCACCAACGCCCGGCTCATCTCGCCCCGCCCGGTGGAGTTCGTCGGCACAGACAACTTTGCCCGGCTGTTCGCGGATCCCGCCTTCTGGCGCTCACTGCTGAACGTCACGTATTTCGCCGTGGTGGTGGTCCCGGTGCAGTCGGCCCTGGCCCTGGCCATGGCTCTGCTAATCAACAAGAAATTCCGCGGCGTGAACTTCTTCCGCACCGTCTACTTCCTGCCCGTTGTCACATCCATGGTGGTGGTCTCCCTGCTGTGGCTGTTCATGTACCGCAAGGACGGTCTGATCAACGAACTGCTGTCGACCTTCAGTTTCGGCCTCATCCAGGGTGCCGACTGGCTCAATGACCCCGCCACGGCCATGCCAGCCATTATCGCGCTGTCGATCTGGCAGGCGGCCGGGTTCCACATGATCATCTGGCTCGCCGGCCTGCAGAGCATCTCCGGTGAACTGTACGAGGCAGCCCAACTGGACGGCGCGAGCCGCTGGCACCAGTTCCGGTACGTCACCTGGCCGGGCCTGAAGCACACCCGCAGTCTTGTCCTGGTGACCATCACCATCCAGGCTCTTGGCCTCTTCGACCAGGTCAGCGTCATGACCCAGGGCGGCCCCCTGGACTCCACCACCACCATCATCTACGAGGCCGTCCGCTCCGGCTTCAAGCAGCAGGAAACCTCCTACGCCTCCGCGATCTCGCTGGTTTTCTTCTTCCTGGTGCTGCTCATTTCCGCGGTGCAGCGCTACCTCACCCGAGAGAAGGACTGACATGAAGAATTCTGTTCGACTCAACAGCGCGGCAACCATGCTGGTGCGGATCCTGTTCGCCGCCGTCGCCGCGTTCCCGATTGTCTTCATGCTGGTCTCCTCGCTCAAGCCGGACACCCAGATCTTTGGGGACATGTCCTCCGTGGCTGCGTTCCTGCCGGTAGGGAACGTCTCCTTTGACAACTATGCTGCGGTGTTCGACCGGGTCCCGGCCGCCCGGTTCCTAGTCAACTCCATCGGCATTTCCGCCGTCACGGTGGTCCTGGGCATCTTTATCAACAGCCTCTGCGCGTTCGCGCTGTCCCGCATGGAAGTGCGCGGCAAACGGGTGGTGTTCACGGTCATCCTGGCCACGCTGATCGTGCCGTTCCAGACCCTGGCCCTGCCTCTGGTCTGGTGGGTCAACCAGCTGCCGTACTTCGAGCTCAACGGCTTCAGCCTCGAGGTCTCAAAGGGCTGGCTGGACACCTACCAGGTCCAGATCATTCCGTTCATCGCCAATGCGTTCTCCATCTACCTGTACCACCAGTACTTTGAATCCATTCCCAAAGAGCTGGACGAGGCCGCCCGGATCGACGGCGCGGGCTGGTTCAGGATCTACCGCCAGGTGGTCATGCCGTTGGCTGGCCCGGCCACGGCCACGGTCGCGATCCTGACGTTCCTGCCAGCCTGGAACTCCTACCTGTGGCCGCTCATGGTGGTCCAGTCCGAAGAGCTCCGCCCGGTCATGATCGGCATCCAGTACTTCTTCCAGCTCAACGTCTCCTGGGGCGAGGTGATGGCGTACGCATCCCTCATCACGGTTCCCGTGGTGGTCCTCTTCGTCGCCTTCCAGCGCTCCTTCATCAACAGCATTGCGTCCAGCGGCGTCAAGGGCTAGCCCCGCCGTTCCGGCCCCATCTTGAAAGCAGACAGCAATCCCATGACAACCCCCACGGTGCTCCACTGCCAGTACCGGCCGCAGCACCACTACACGGCGGACCGCAACTGGCTGAACGATCCCAACGGACTGATTTACGCAAACGGCACCTACCACCTCTTCTACCAGCACAACCCGTCTGGAAACGAGTGGGGCAACATGTCCTGGGGGCACGCCACCTCCGCGGACCTGCTGCATTGGGACGAACAGCCCGTAGCCATCGTCTGCGACGAGCAGGAAGCCATCTTTTCCGGCTCGGCCGTGCTGGACCGGAACAACACGAGCGGTTTCGGCACGCCGGACAACCCGCCGCTCGTGGCCATCTACACCAGCGCCTATTCGCCCGCATCCCCTTTAGGTGGCCGGCAGGCGCAGTCCCTCGCCTACAGCACCGACGACGGCGCCAGCTGGACAAAGTACTCCGGGAACCCCGTGGCGGATCGCGGTTCCGCCGAATTCCGCGACCCCAAGGTCTTCTGGTACGACGG from Arthrobacter sp. NicSoilB8 harbors:
- a CDS encoding LacI family DNA-binding transcriptional regulator; the protein is MVTKVGIRDVAKAAGVSVTTVSHALNPAGGTRVKTETREHIRAVAKDLGYAPNRLASGLRNHRSQILGLVSDEITTTPFAGAMIKGAQDAAYERGYVVMVVNSGLDPELESREIRTLQQHQVDGIVFARMYHQGVSLPEELGTVPTVLLDAVTADPSISSVVPDEVAAAETAVEALVKAGHTRIGMLGNVDDIPATHGRLRGYRNALARHGLQFNAELVTSGVADTAGGREAALRLLQRPDRPTALFCFSDRVAMGAYQSAATLGLRIPDDLSVVGTDNLELIAAALWPGLTTVALPHYEMGRWAVTRLLDDIEGPESAAVQEMFSCPLIERGSVGPPPA
- a CDS encoding extracellular solute-binding protein is translated as MNKRFTRILATSITAAALIGSLGACGKGSASATSEGTKEITMWTHNAGNPEELASIQGIVDSYNKSSGAKAKIKVQAFPQESYNDSVVSAAAAGKLPCIVDIDGPNVPNWAWAKYLTPLKLTTDLSAHLPSTVAKWEGQTYAVGYYDVALAMLARASDLKAAGVRVATIEQPWTKEEFQDALTKLKALGKWEYPLDMGTAGSGEWLPYGYSPFLQSFGADLINRNGFQSADGVLNGDKAVEWAKWFRGLADQGFMATKSGKDSTQDFLNNKSGVLYTGSWAADKARAALGDDLVVMPTVDLGNGPKIGGASWQWGVTQGCANTDAAMDYLSYSLKPENLAAVAKATGTIPATDEAAALVPSFAKGGTNRIFMDFSRQYAVMRPETPAYPFIATEYGKVVQDVLAGADPQAALDKAVKAIDANIKSNGGYKN
- a CDS encoding sugar ABC transporter permease gives rise to the protein MTTSPLPTRPRPTAAPAPRPLPAPPHRRRAGFLREQISGWGMIAPAAVLLLVFVFLPAILGFGLAFTNARLISPRPVEFVGTDNFARLFADPAFWRSLLNVTYFAVVVVPVQSALALAMALLINKKFRGVNFFRTVYFLPVVTSMVVVSLLWLFMYRKDGLINELLSTFSFGLIQGADWLNDPATAMPAIIALSIWQAAGFHMIIWLAGLQSISGELYEAAQLDGASRWHQFRYVTWPGLKHTRSLVLVTITIQALGLFDQVSVMTQGGPLDSTTTIIYEAVRSGFKQQETSYASAISLVFFFLVLLISAVQRYLTREKD
- a CDS encoding FAD-dependent oxidoreductase, with amino-acid sequence MSKHATSTDVLVIGGGMAGLAGALALRENGADVTLVERAPEFGEVGAGLQMAPNASRVLKRWGLLEKALEIGVQPKHLVFRDAVTGEELTRQTLGGEFEERYGAPYVVIHRSDLHRVLLEGCEAAGVKLVNDVMVESVETVNGRGVAHTAAGVDYEADVVIGADGLKSTLRPLVANDHPVPSAYVAYRGTVPITENTPKADLEDVIVYLGPDCHLVQYPLRKGELLNTVAVFKSASFERGEEQYGGVDELEAAYKDCVPAVQEALKNLATGIRWPMYDRDPIENWVAGRMVLMGDAAHPMLQYLAQGACQALEDAAVLQDASQGTVFTEDGVNPEAWESAIREFNSIRAGRTARVQRTARIWGESWHVSGLARTLRNLLFKSRKDNDFQYNDWLYGQEGDGVPAVREARTELAERVSA
- a CDS encoding carbohydrate ABC transporter permease, whose amino-acid sequence is MKNSVRLNSAATMLVRILFAAVAAFPIVFMLVSSLKPDTQIFGDMSSVAAFLPVGNVSFDNYAAVFDRVPAARFLVNSIGISAVTVVLGIFINSLCAFALSRMEVRGKRVVFTVILATLIVPFQTLALPLVWWVNQLPYFELNGFSLEVSKGWLDTYQVQIIPFIANAFSIYLYHQYFESIPKELDEAARIDGAGWFRIYRQVVMPLAGPATATVAILTFLPAWNSYLWPLMVVQSEELRPVMIGIQYFFQLNVSWGEVMAYASLITVPVVVLFVAFQRSFINSIASSGVKG